The following are encoded in a window of Methylocystis rosea genomic DNA:
- the rpsI gene encoding 30S ribosomal protein S9, with amino-acid sequence MAESTLSSLSDLQGSVATAPESPRYVQKLDKQGRAYATGKRKNAVARVWIKPGPGKITVNGRDVEVYFARPVLRMILAQPFGVTKRAGQYDIVVTVAGGGLSGQAGAVRHGLAKALTAYEPDLRPALKKEGFLTRDSRVVERKKYGKRKARRSFQFSKR; translated from the coding sequence ATGGCCGAGTCCACTCTTTCCTCGCTTTCCGACCTTCAGGGAAGCGTCGCCACGGCGCCCGAGTCGCCGCGCTATGTGCAAAAGCTCGACAAGCAGGGCCGCGCCTATGCGACCGGCAAGCGCAAAAACGCCGTCGCGCGCGTCTGGATCAAGCCGGGCCCCGGCAAGATCACCGTCAACGGCCGCGACGTCGAAGTCTATTTCGCCCGTCCGGTGCTGCGCATGATTCTGGCCCAGCCGTTCGGCGTCACCAAGCGCGCGGGTCAATATGACATCGTCGTTACGGTCGCCGGCGGCGGACTTTCGGGTCAGGCCGGCGCGGTGCGCCATGGCCTCGCCAAGGCGCTGACCGCTTACGAGCCGGACCTGCGTCCCGCGCTCAAGAAGGAAGGCTTCCTGACGCGTGACTCCCGCGTCGTCGAGCGCAAGAAATACGGCAAGCGGAAAGCCCGCCGCAGCTTCCAGTTCTCGAAGCGCTAA
- the rplM gene encoding 50S ribosomal protein L13, translating to MFGKTYSATPADIEKKWVLIDASGLIVGRLASIIALRLRGKHKATFTPHMDDGDNIIVINAEKVVLTGRKRDQKVYHHHTGFPGGIKERSAKFLLDGRFPERVLEKAVQRMLPRGPLGRKQFGNLRVYKGAEHPHEAQSPQTLDIAALNVKNSRSA from the coding sequence ATGTTTGGCAAGACCTATTCGGCGACCCCCGCCGACATCGAAAAGAAGTGGGTGCTGATCGACGCCTCCGGGCTCATCGTCGGCCGCCTCGCCTCCATCATCGCGCTGCGTCTTCGCGGCAAGCACAAGGCGACGTTCACGCCGCATATGGATGACGGCGACAACATCATCGTCATCAACGCCGAAAAGGTGGTGCTGACCGGCCGCAAGCGCGACCAGAAGGTCTATCACCACCACACGGGCTTCCCCGGCGGCATCAAGGAACGCTCGGCGAAGTTCCTTCTCGACGGGCGCTTCCCGGAGCGAGTCCTGGAGAAGGCCGTGCAGCGCATGCTGCCGCGAGGACCCTTGGGCCGAAAGCAGTTCGGCAATCTGCGCGTCTATAAGGGCGCGGAACATCCGCACGAGGCGCAGAGCCCACAGACGCTCGACATCGCCGCCCTGAACGTCAAGAATAGCCGGAGCGCCTGA
- a CDS encoding ammonium transporter: MPRVRWDRFGAALGATLVACPALAQDGGGKIDGADTAFMIAATALVLMMTLPGLALFYSGMVRKKNVLATMAQSLIATALVSLLWIGVAYSLAFSGEGAFIGDASRSLLAGIGIDTVSPFAKTIPEILFMLYQMTFAVITCALVAGSVAERMKFSAFMLFCALWLFIVYVPSAHWVWGGGFLQKMGLLDFAGGTVVHINAGIAGLVCALVLGSRVGFGRENLSPFDLSLAVVGTGLLWVGWFGFNGGSALAANSRAVFAIVATHLAACAGALVWSGLEWFQRGKPSVLGVISGAVAGLGTITPASGYVLPWHGVVIGMIAGGVCYWFCTVAKYKFRYDDTLDVFGVHGVGGIMGTLLAGVFATRAITASEGDPGVAGLLEGDPHQLYVQAIGVLVTIVWGVIGTMATLKIVSMITPLRVTYDDEREGLDIALHGEALHQ; the protein is encoded by the coding sequence ATGCCGCGAGTCAGGTGGGATCGTTTTGGCGCGGCGCTTGGCGCAACCCTTGTGGCCTGCCCAGCCCTCGCGCAGGACGGCGGGGGCAAGATCGACGGCGCCGACACCGCCTTCATGATCGCCGCCACCGCGCTGGTGCTGATGATGACGCTGCCCGGGCTCGCGCTCTTTTACAGCGGCATGGTGCGCAAGAAGAATGTGCTCGCCACCATGGCGCAGAGCCTCATCGCCACCGCCCTCGTCTCGCTGCTGTGGATCGGCGTCGCCTACAGCCTCGCGTTCAGCGGCGAGGGCGCCTTTATCGGCGACGCGTCGCGGTCGCTTCTCGCCGGGATCGGGATCGACACGGTGAGCCCATTCGCCAAGACGATCCCCGAAATCCTGTTCATGCTCTATCAGATGACCTTCGCGGTAATCACCTGCGCGCTGGTCGCCGGCTCGGTCGCCGAACGCATGAAGTTCTCCGCCTTCATGCTGTTTTGCGCGCTGTGGCTGTTCATCGTCTATGTGCCTTCCGCGCATTGGGTCTGGGGCGGCGGATTTTTGCAGAAGATGGGCCTTCTCGATTTCGCCGGCGGCACGGTCGTGCATATCAACGCCGGAATCGCCGGCCTCGTCTGCGCGCTCGTGCTCGGAAGCCGCGTCGGATTCGGGCGCGAAAATCTCTCGCCCTTCGATCTCTCGCTGGCGGTCGTCGGGACGGGGCTGCTTTGGGTCGGCTGGTTCGGCTTCAACGGCGGCTCGGCGCTCGCCGCCAATTCCCGCGCGGTCTTCGCGATTGTGGCGACGCATCTTGCCGCCTGCGCCGGCGCGCTGGTGTGGAGCGGCCTGGAATGGTTTCAGCGCGGCAAACCGTCGGTGCTCGGCGTCATCTCGGGCGCCGTCGCCGGCCTGGGCACGATCACGCCGGCCTCGGGCTATGTCCTGCCTTGGCACGGCGTCGTCATCGGGATGATCGCCGGCGGCGTCTGCTATTGGTTCTGCACCGTCGCGAAATACAAATTTCGCTACGACGACACGCTCGACGTTTTCGGCGTGCATGGCGTCGGCGGCATCATGGGCACGCTGCTCGCCGGAGTCTTCGCCACGCGCGCGATCACGGCTTCGGAAGGCGATCCGGGCGTAGCGGGCCTGCTCGAAGGCGATCCGCACCAACTTTACGTGCAGGCGATCGGCGTCCTCGTCACGATCGTCTGGGGCGTGATCGGCACTATGGCGACGCTGAAAATTGTCTCGATGATCACGCCGCTTCGCGTGACTTACGACGACGAACGCGAAGGCCTCGACATCGCGCTGCACGGCGAAGCGCTGCATCAGTAG
- a CDS encoding P-II family nitrogen regulator, which produces MSAQMKIITAIIKPFKLDEVREALTEIGVHGMTATEVKGYGRQKGHAEIYRGAEYIVAFLPKVKIDMALPEALVDRAIEAIRLAAYTGHIGDGKIFVSPLERAMRIRTGETDSDAL; this is translated from the coding sequence ATGTCTGCGCAAATGAAGATCATCACGGCGATTATCAAACCCTTCAAGCTCGACGAGGTGCGCGAGGCGCTGACGGAAATCGGCGTGCACGGAATGACCGCGACCGAGGTGAAAGGCTATGGCCGACAGAAGGGCCATGCCGAAATCTATCGCGGCGCCGAATATATCGTCGCGTTCCTTCCCAAGGTTAAGATCGACATGGCGCTTCCTGAAGCGCTCGTCGATCGCGCCATCGAGGCGATCAGACTCGCCGCCTATACCGGCCATATCGGCGACGGCAAAATTTTCGTCTCGCCGCTGGAGCGCGCCATGCGCATCCGCACCGGCGAAACCGACTCCGACGCGCTCTAA
- a CDS encoding leucyl aminopeptidase family protein yields the protein MKLEDWSPEATAIDFVNREDWPERRAKLSEPTARLAELAGFEAKPGALLIAPDGDGAPRVFFGAQGRAPKARDPFFAGKLATALPKGLYRFGDGVEAPAQAALAFLLSTYSFSRYKAPKREAPRLCAPQGVDRARIERIAGAVALGRDLVNAPTNDMGPEALAEAALALAAKHGARTRVIVGDALLAENFPLIHAVGRAAAQAPRLVEFEHGPEDGLRVTLVGKGVCFDTGGLDIKPSSAMALMKKDMGGAATTLSLAAMLLEGNAPVRLRVLLPIVENSISASAFRTSDVYRSRKGLSVEIGNTDAEGRLILADALAYASETPPDLLFDFATLTGAARVALGPEIPPFYTGDDALAQEIAGHAGAVNDPVWRMPLWDGYDSGLDGKISDLVNVTSGPFAGSITAALFLRRFVADPKRWAHFDVYCWNPSTKPGRPEGGEVQAARLLYELIEARAEQRNAKP from the coding sequence ATGAAGCTTGAAGACTGGTCGCCCGAGGCGACCGCCATCGATTTCGTTAATAGGGAAGACTGGCCCGAACGCCGCGCGAAGCTTTCTGAGCCTACAGCGCGTCTCGCGGAGCTTGCGGGCTTTGAGGCGAAGCCCGGCGCGCTGCTCATCGCGCCTGACGGCGACGGCGCGCCGCGGGTCTTTTTCGGCGCGCAGGGCAGGGCGCCAAAGGCGCGCGATCCGTTCTTTGCCGGAAAGCTCGCGACTGCGCTGCCCAAGGGACTCTACCGGTTTGGCGATGGCGTCGAGGCGCCGGCGCAGGCGGCGCTGGCGTTTCTTCTGTCGACCTATTCCTTCTCGCGCTACAAGGCCCCAAAGAGGGAAGCCCCGCGTCTGTGCGCGCCGCAGGGCGTCGACCGCGCGCGCATCGAGCGCATCGCCGGCGCCGTCGCCCTCGGGCGCGATCTCGTGAATGCGCCGACCAATGACATGGGGCCGGAGGCGCTCGCCGAAGCGGCGCTCGCTCTGGCGGCGAAACATGGCGCCAGGACTCGCGTCATTGTCGGCGACGCGTTGCTTGCCGAAAACTTTCCCTTGATTCACGCCGTTGGGCGCGCGGCCGCTCAGGCGCCGAGGCTCGTCGAATTTGAGCACGGCCCGGAGGATGGCCTGCGCGTCACGCTGGTCGGCAAGGGGGTCTGCTTCGATACCGGCGGTCTCGACATCAAGCCTTCGAGCGCGATGGCGCTGATGAAGAAAGACATGGGCGGCGCAGCGACAACCCTCTCGCTTGCGGCGATGCTGCTTGAGGGAAATGCGCCGGTCCGTTTGCGCGTGCTGCTTCCGATCGTCGAAAATTCGATTTCGGCGTCGGCGTTTCGAACCAGCGACGTTTATCGCAGCCGCAAAGGGCTGAGCGTCGAAATCGGCAATACCGACGCCGAGGGCAGGCTTATCCTTGCCGATGCGCTCGCCTATGCGAGCGAAACGCCGCCCGATCTGCTGTTCGATTTCGCGACGCTGACGGGCGCCGCGCGCGTCGCGCTCGGTCCGGAGATTCCGCCGTTCTATACCGGCGACGACGCGCTCGCCCAAGAGATCGCCGGGCATGCTGGCGCCGTGAACGATCCCGTGTGGCGAATGCCTCTATGGGACGGTTACGATAGCGGTCTCGACGGCAAGATCTCCGATCTGGTCAATGTCACAAGCGGCCCCTTCGCCGGATCGATCACCGCCGCGCTGTTTCTGAGACGCTTCGTGGCGGACCCAAAGCGCTGGGCGCATTTCGACGTTTATTGCTGGAACCCGTCGACGAAGCCCGGCCGCCCGGAGGGCGGCGAGGTGCAGGCGGCGCGCCTGCTTTATGAATTGATCGAGGCGCGCGCCGAGCAGAGGAACGCGAAGCCGTGA
- a CDS encoding C40 family peptidase produces MSEEFDRRLTPARPEVAAAYLKGRVSAERYVEGVAMEVRDCVVDLRREPRPDAAVDTQAIYGERVTVYDEEEGWAWAQLARDDYVGWIAANTLWRELSAPTHRICVPRTFIYPGPNIKLPPLNALPLGAEVAIAEERGGFGVTPELGFIYRKHLAPCEAKAPDFVAVAETLLGAPYLWGGKSWMGVDCSGLVQVSLLMAGMKAPRDTDMQEAALGATLDPGVPLMRGDIVFWKGHVGVMRDAVTLLHANATHMQVTSEPLDAVRARNEAAGAGPVTSLKRLPRDILA; encoded by the coding sequence GTGAGCGAAGAGTTTGATCGGCGGCTGACGCCCGCGCGCCCGGAAGTCGCGGCCGCCTATCTCAAGGGACGGGTGAGCGCCGAGCGCTATGTCGAAGGCGTCGCGATGGAGGTCAGGGACTGCGTCGTCGACCTTCGACGCGAACCACGTCCCGACGCCGCCGTCGACACTCAGGCGATCTATGGCGAGCGCGTCACCGTTTACGATGAGGAGGAAGGCTGGGCGTGGGCGCAACTTGCGCGCGACGATTATGTCGGCTGGATCGCGGCGAATACGCTTTGGCGCGAATTGAGCGCGCCGACGCATCGAATCTGCGTTCCGCGAACCTTCATTTATCCGGGTCCGAACATCAAATTGCCGCCGCTCAACGCGCTGCCGCTCGGCGCCGAAGTCGCGATCGCCGAGGAGCGCGGCGGCTTTGGGGTGACGCCGGAGCTCGGATTCATCTATCGCAAACATCTCGCGCCATGCGAGGCGAAAGCGCCGGACTTTGTCGCCGTGGCCGAGACGCTTCTAGGCGCGCCCTATCTCTGGGGCGGCAAGTCTTGGATGGGCGTTGATTGCTCGGGACTGGTGCAGGTTTCCTTGCTGATGGCGGGGATGAAAGCGCCGCGCGACACCGATATGCAGGAGGCCGCGCTCGGCGCAACGCTCGATCCCGGCGTGCCGCTGATGCGCGGCGACATCGTCTTTTGGAAGGGGCATGTCGGCGTCATGCGCGACGCCGTGACGCTGCTTCACGCCAACGCCACACATATGCAAGTCACCAGCGAGCCGCTCGACGCCGTGCGCGCGCGCAACGAGGCCGCGGGGGCTGGACCGGTCACGAGCTTGAAGCGGTTGCCGAGAGACATTTTGGCATGA
- a CDS encoding MaoC/PaaZ C-terminal domain-containing protein: protein MTKRLYLEDLRIGQRLRSASVKITAQDIIRFARDSDPQYFHLDEEAARDSMFGGLVASGWQTGALSVKLLIDSADPPFAGGLVGVEAHIAWKLPVRPDDSLRVEAEVTRIVHPRRYADRGFVSMDMATYNQRGEVVLTQSVTVIAFRDPARAGVSSNGATAIPGSFSGD, encoded by the coding sequence ATGACGAAAAGGCTTTATCTGGAAGATCTTCGCATTGGGCAGCGGTTACGCTCAGCGAGCGTCAAGATCACCGCGCAGGACATCATCCGCTTCGCGCGCGACAGCGATCCGCAGTATTTTCATCTCGATGAAGAGGCGGCCAGAGACAGCATGTTCGGCGGGCTCGTCGCCAGCGGTTGGCAAACCGGCGCGCTGAGCGTGAAACTCCTCATCGACTCAGCCGACCCGCCTTTTGCTGGCGGGCTCGTCGGCGTTGAGGCGCATATCGCCTGGAAACTTCCGGTGCGGCCAGACGATTCCCTGAGAGTGGAAGCCGAAGTCACGCGGATTGTTCATCCGCGCCGCTATGCCGATCGCGGCTTCGTTTCGATGGATATGGCGACCTATAATCAGCGCGGCGAAGTCGTGCTGACGCAGAGCGTCACGGTCATCGCCTTCCGCGACCCTGCGCGGGCAGGCGTAAGTTCAAACGGCGCCACGGCGATTCCGGGATCATTTTCCGGCGACTGA
- a CDS encoding ABC transporter ATP-binding protein has product MSFTPLLNIRDLSVTFRQGGHETKAVDRVSFSLERGKTLALVGESGSGKSISALSIVRLLPPGAIASGEALFDGENMLTIDDNRLRAIRGAGITMVFQEPMTSLNPLHMIERQIAEILELHGMRGEDAVRNRVIELLGEVGIPDPQARLSAYPHQLSGGQRQRVMIAMALANKPDLLIADEPTTALDVTVQAQILALLERLQKTYGMAMLFITHDLRLVRRFADTVCVMQQGRIVEQGEVGEVFTSPQHPYTKALLTAEPKGAPIIEDTQAPVVASAEQLRVWFPIRRGFMRRIVGHVKAVDGVTLSVREGATVGVVGESGSGKTTLALAMLRLIRSEGPIVFLGERIDGKSVDAMRPLRRDMQIVFQDPYGSLSPRMSVAEIVAEGLTVQRPELTLNQRREIVARALQETGLDPSTMDRYPHEFSGGQRQRIAIARAIVLEPKFVVLDEPTSALDMSVQAQIIDLLRDLQRRRSLAYLFISHDLRVVKALAAHLIVMRYGKVVEEGPASQVFSQPKSEYTRALFAAAFRNEAEPIPGSSVAGK; this is encoded by the coding sequence ATGAGCTTCACTCCCCTCCTCAACATTCGCGATCTCTCGGTCACCTTTCGGCAAGGCGGGCACGAGACCAAGGCCGTCGACCGGGTCTCCTTCTCCCTTGAGCGGGGAAAGACGCTGGCGCTCGTCGGCGAATCCGGCTCCGGCAAGTCGATTAGCGCTCTGTCGATCGTACGCCTGCTTCCCCCTGGCGCGATCGCGTCCGGCGAGGCGCTGTTCGACGGCGAGAATATGCTCACGATCGACGACAATCGTCTGCGCGCCATTCGTGGCGCAGGCATCACAATGGTGTTTCAGGAGCCGATGACGTCGCTCAATCCGCTGCACATGATCGAGCGGCAGATTGCGGAGATTCTCGAACTGCACGGCATGCGCGGCGAAGACGCGGTTCGGAACCGAGTCATTGAGCTTCTGGGCGAAGTCGGCATCCCTGATCCTCAGGCGCGACTGAGCGCCTATCCGCATCAGCTTTCGGGCGGCCAGCGTCAGCGTGTCATGATCGCCATGGCGCTCGCCAACAAGCCGGATCTGCTGATCGCCGACGAGCCGACCACCGCGCTCGACGTCACCGTTCAAGCGCAGATTCTCGCGCTGCTCGAGCGGCTTCAAAAAACCTACGGCATGGCGATGCTGTTCATCACGCACGACCTTAGGCTCGTGCGCCGTTTCGCCGATACCGTCTGCGTGATGCAGCAGGGCCGCATCGTCGAGCAGGGCGAGGTGGGAGAGGTCTTCACATCGCCGCAACATCCCTACACCAAAGCGCTGCTCACCGCGGAGCCCAAGGGCGCGCCGATTATCGAAGACACGCAAGCGCCAGTCGTCGCATCGGCCGAGCAACTGCGCGTCTGGTTTCCGATCCGCCGCGGCTTCATGCGTCGGATCGTCGGCCATGTGAAGGCGGTGGACGGCGTCACCCTTTCGGTGCGCGAGGGCGCGACCGTTGGCGTGGTCGGGGAGTCGGGCTCCGGCAAGACGACGCTGGCGCTGGCGATGCTGCGGCTCATTCGCTCGGAAGGTCCGATCGTCTTCCTCGGAGAGCGCATCGACGGCAAAAGCGTCGACGCCATGCGTCCGCTTCGCCGCGACATGCAAATCGTCTTCCAAGACCCTTACGGCTCTCTCTCGCCGCGCATGTCGGTGGCGGAGATCGTCGCCGAAGGACTGACCGTTCAGCGGCCCGAGCTTACGCTCAATCAGCGCCGCGAAATCGTTGCGCGCGCGCTGCAGGAAACCGGGCTCGATCCATCGACGATGGACCGCTACCCGCACGAATTTTCCGGCGGCCAGCGGCAGCGGATCGCCATCGCCCGCGCCATCGTGCTCGAGCCGAAATTCGTCGTGCTCGACGAGCCGACCTCGGCGCTCGACATGTCCGTGCAAGCGCAGATCATCGATCTCTTGCGCGACCTGCAGCGACGCCGCTCGCTCGCCTATCTCTTCATCAGTCACGATCTGCGCGTCGTGAAGGCGCTCGCCGCCCATCTCATCGTCATGCGCTATGGCAAGGTGGTCGAGGAAGGGCCGGCGAGCCAGGTGTTTTCGCAGCCCAAGAGCGAATACACGCGCGCGCTCTTCGCAGCGGCCTTTCGCAATGAGGCGGAGCCCATTCCGGGCAGCTCAGTCGCCGGAAAATGA
- a CDS encoding PIN domain-containing protein, which produces MLVHAARLRATVKSMRMPDAIHVATAKLHNCAAFVTADRRLFVPDGIRTINLDASTIDELRALS; this is translated from the coding sequence GTGCTGGTGCATGCGGCGAGGCTGAGAGCGACCGTCAAATCCATGAGAATGCCGGATGCGATTCACGTTGCAACGGCAAAACTCCATAATTGCGCGGCCTTTGTCACGGCGGACAGGCGACTTTTCGTCCCCGACGGAATTCGGACGATTAATCTCGACGCCTCAACCATCGACGAATTGCGCGCCTTGTCATGA